A stretch of the Lolium perenne isolate Kyuss_39 chromosome 3, Kyuss_2.0, whole genome shotgun sequence genome encodes the following:
- the LOC127342074 gene encoding 25.3 kDa vesicle transport protein SEC22-1 — MVKLTMIARITDGLPLAEGLDDGRDLRDADFYKQQAKLLFKNLSKGHHDSSRLSIETGPYLFHYIIESRVCYLTMCDRSYPKKLAFQYLEDLKNEFERVNGSQIETAARPYAFIKFDTFIQKTRKLYLDTRTQRNLAKLNDELYEVHQIMTRNVQEVLGVGEKLDQVSEMSSRLISDTRMYADKAKDLNRQALIRKYAPVAIVIGIVVMLFWVKNKIW; from the exons ATGGTGAAGCTGACAATGATAGCCCGTATCACTGATGGCCTTCCATTGGCTGAGGGGTTGGATGATGGTCGAGATCTGAGGGATGCCGACTTCTACAAGCAGCAAGCAAAACTGCTGTTCAAAAACTTATCAAAAGGGCATCATGATTCATCAAGGCTGTCAATCGAGACTGGACCATACCTTTTCCA TTACATCATTGAGAGCCGTGTATGCTATTTGACAATGTGCGACCGTTCTTATCCAAAGAAACTTGCATTCCAGTATTTAGAGGATCTAAAGAATGAATTTGAGAGAGTCAATGGCAGCCAAATTGAAACTGCTGCAAGGCCATATGCTTTCATCAAATTTG ACACGTTCATACAGAAAACCAGGAAACTGTATTTGGATACCAGAACCCAAAGGAACCTTGCAAAGTTGAATGATGAGCTCTACGAGGTGCACCAGATTATGACTCGCAATGTTCAAGAAGTTCTTGGCGTGGGTGAAAAACTAGATC AGGTGAGTGAAATGTCTAGTAGGTTGATCTCTGATACCAGAATGTATGCAGACAAGGCAAAGGATCTCAATCGCCAG GCCTTGATTCGGAAGTATGCCCCTGTTGCCATTGTGATTGGGATAGTAGTGATGCTCTTTTGGGTCAAGAACAAGATATGGTGA
- the LOC127342069 gene encoding uncharacterized protein: MAEHVSHQAGAAVGHAQDTTGHVAHDAAGTAHGAAGAAHDAAGAGANQAGGVLEEVGGQAQLVAHSVTEAAGGAAEAVKDAAGHGGN; the protein is encoded by the exons ATGGCCGAGCACGTGagccaccaggccggcgcggcggtTGGCCACGCCCAG GACACGACCGGCCATGTGGCCCACGACGCCGCGGGCACCGCGCACGGCGCGGCGGGCGCTGCCCACGACGCCGCGGGTGCGGGAGCCAACCAGGCCGGCGGCGTGCTCGAGGAGGTCGGCGGCCAGGCGCAGCTGGTCGCTCACAGCGTCACCGAGGCCGCCGGGGGCGCCGCGGAGGCCGTCAAGGACGCCGCCGGCCACGGCGGCAACTAG
- the LOC127342072 gene encoding uncharacterized protein codes for MRQQPLPLPPRMRPPTDREPAAAAGDGTARPPERRQQQLGQGRRPYRAAEGDEAPVPVRTRPPEPEPQPPRPRPATNHAAEARAALLADVARPPAQAERAPKGRATREAPVAAAVARPPVERPATPEAPAATVASPPGQPHGAREGRAAREAPLATVTRPPGHPNGVPEGRAAQQVAKPPGQANGVPDGRANQEPPAPTAARPAEPRPEPYYVPEDGRGAPVATTDRPPSPATWPYPYYYEPEQPRRRRRASPLTSCLLAAVFLLLAGGGAAAALFLLFRPRPPDIAVSAVRLPSFAAANGTVAFTFEQLATVRNPNRAPLAHFDSSLRIAYAGGEIGSIYIPAGLIDSGSTKHLTASFAVQAFPAATPPPPLQMAAQQPAAAAVVMEVDSLLVVKGRVKMLGVLTHRVQASKMCRVGVSPMDGRVLGFRC; via the coding sequence ATGCGGCAGCAACCACTTCCGCTCCCACCGCGCATGCGGCCGCCGACAGATCGCGAGCCCGCGGCCGCGGCCGGCGACGGCACGGCCAGGCCGCCGGAGCGCCGGCAGCAGCAGCTGGGGCAGGGGAGGAGGCCGTACCGCGCCGCGGAGGGCGACGAGGCTCCCGTCCCCGTCAGGACCAGGCCGCCGGAGCCTGAGCCGCAGCCGCCCAGGCCTCGGCCGGCCACGAACCACGCCGCCGAGGCCCGCGCGGCCCTCCTCGCGGACGTGGCCAGGCCGCCGGCccaggcggagagggctccgaaGGGCCGCGCAACTCGAGAGGCTCCCGTCGCAGCCGCCGTGGCCAGGCCGCCAGTGGAGCGCCCCGCGACTCCGGAAGCTCCCGCCGCCACCGTGGCCAGCCCGCCGGGGCAGCCGCACGGCGCGCGGGAGGGCCGGGCAGCTCGTGAGGCTCCACTCGCCACCGTGACCAGGCCACCCGGCCACCCCAACGGCGTTCCAGAGGGCCGCGCCGCTCAGCAAGTGGCCAAGCCACCGGGGCAGGCCAACGGTGTTCCAGACGGCCGCGCCAATCAGGAACCTCCCGCCCCCACCGCGGCGAGGCCGGCAGAACCGCGGCCGGAACCCTACTACGTGCCGGAGGACGGGCGCGGGGCTCCCGTCGCAACAACCGACAGGCCGCCATCGCCTGCCACCTGGCCGTACCCGTACTACTACGAGCCAGAGCAGCCCCGGcgacgccgccgcgcctccccacTGACGTCCTGCCTCCTGGCTGCCGTCTTCCTCCTGCTGGCCGGCGGCGGGGCCGCCGCCGCGCTGTTCCTGCTCTTCCGCCCGCGGCCGCCGGACATCGCCGTGTCGGCGGTGCGGCTGCCGTCCTTCGCGGCGGCCAACGGCACCGTGGCCTTCACCTTCGAGCAGCTGGCCACGGTGCGCAACCCCAACCGCGCGCCGCTCGCGCACTTCGACAGCTCGCTGCGCATCGCCTACGCCGGCGGGGAGATCGGCTCCATCTACATCCCCGCGGGCCTCATCGACAGCGGCAGCACCAAGCACCTCACCGCCAGCTTCGCCGTCCAGGCATTCCccgccgccacgccgccgccgccgctgcagatGGCCGCGCAGCAGCCGGCAGCCGCCGCCGTGGTCATGGAGGTGGACTCGCTGCTGGTGGTCAAGGGGAGGGTCAAGATGCTGGGGGTGCTCACGCACCGGGTGCAGGCATCCAAGATGTGCCGCGTCGGCGTCTCGCCCATGGACGGCAGGGTGCTTGGCTTCCGCTGCTGA